Proteins found in one Parcubacteria group bacterium genomic segment:
- a CDS encoding choice-of-anchor Q domain-containing protein gives MHKHKLKIFFVIIIFYGFFGWAKNSHAADFYITQNTSGFDTGADCVNAHAISWFNTSGNWSNPKAESKIGPGDTVHLCGTISSTLVVEASGSDGNVITIFFDPGAKLSQAAWGTAELSSIYADGKNYIVIDGGENGTIENTDNGTGLGNSVNSTFLNVSGNPSHWEVKNMTFSNMYVREEGTEENAYGTAAEFSGVLNDISFHDNVVHDGNKVVYFSWYGGVSANVSVYNNAISDSAVAITVGSGYVDSSIENVQIYNNDLSRGLKWSGAPTIHTDLTHVFAAHTNTQVTGLKIYNNYYHGACGTNTTTALFGEGPIIGPKYYNNLFVMDVNPGICSNGMIYLKQDDGALIVNNTFISADGVTAIELGGVTDAVVENNLFNNGGLAIGPFSSASSVTESDYNLFSSGETFLNGSWSQLDLPTWKVAHETFELNSRTGSPLLDGNFKPQGGSPAIDHGVSLAGYFIVDKAGVSRPQGANWDIGAYEYVSNESDATPPASPSGLFVD, from the coding sequence ATGCATAAACACAAACTAAAAATCTTTTTCGTCATAATAATATTCTACGGCTTTTTCGGCTGGGCGAAAAATTCTCACGCGGCGGATTTTTATATCACCCAAAATACATCCGGCTTTGATACTGGCGCAGATTGTGTTAATGCGCATGCGATCAGTTGGTTTAATACATCTGGCAATTGGTCTAATCCCAAAGCTGAAAGCAAAATCGGTCCTGGGGACACAGTACATTTGTGCGGAACGATCTCATCAACTCTGGTAGTGGAAGCTAGTGGATCGGATGGTAATGTGATAACTATCTTTTTCGATCCAGGAGCGAAATTGTCCCAGGCCGCCTGGGGAACGGCGGAGTTGTCGTCCATTTATGCCGATGGGAAAAATTACATAGTTATTGATGGTGGAGAAAATGGGACTATTGAAAATACGGATAATGGAACTGGTCTTGGCAATTCGGTCAATTCTACTTTTCTTAATGTTTCCGGTAATCCGTCTCATTGGGAAGTTAAAAATATGACATTTTCCAATATGTATGTCCGAGAAGAGGGAACGGAGGAGAATGCCTATGGAACGGCAGCTGAATTTAGCGGAGTACTTAATGACATCTCATTTCATGATAATGTGGTTCATGACGGAAATAAAGTGGTATATTTTTCCTGGTATGGCGGAGTTTCTGCCAATGTTAGTGTCTATAATAATGCTATTTCCGACAGCGCGGTAGCTATCACCGTCGGGTCTGGCTATGTGGATTCATCGATTGAAAATGTTCAAATATATAACAATGACTTGAGTCGGGGGCTAAAGTGGAGCGGCGCACCAACTATCCATACTGATTTGACCCACGTCTTTGCTGCACACACAAACACTCAAGTCACCGGACTTAAAATTTACAATAATTACTATCACGGCGCATGTGGCACAAATACAACCACAGCCTTATTTGGCGAAGGGCCCATTATTGGTCCCAAATATTATAATAACTTGTTTGTCATGGATGTTAACCCCGGAATCTGTTCAAATGGCATGATTTATCTGAAGCAGGATGACGGCGCGTTGATTGTCAATAATACCTTCATTTCTGCTGACGGAGTGACGGCCATAGAATTGGGAGGTGTCACCGACGCGGTTGTTGAAAATAATTTATTTAACAATGGCGGACTAGCCATCGGTCCCTTTTCCAGCGCTAGTAGTGTCACTGAATCTGACTATAATTTATTCTCTTCGGGAGAGACGTTTCTTAACGGAAGTTGGTCTCAGTTGGATTTGCCAACCTGGAAAGTAGCGCATGAGACATTCGAATTGAATAGTAGAACAGGAAGCCCATTACTTGATGGAAATTTCAAGCCGCAAGGCGGATCTCCCGCCATCGATCATGGTGTCAGTCTGGCGGGCTATTTTATCGTCGATAAGGCTGGCGTCTCCCGTCCGCAAGGCGCTAATTGGGATATCGGCGCCTATGAATATGTTTCTAACGAAAGCGATGCCACTCCGCCAGCATCACCAAGTGGACTTTTCGTGGACTGA